Proteins from a genomic interval of Panthera tigris isolate Pti1 chromosome A2, P.tigris_Pti1_mat1.1, whole genome shotgun sequence:
- the STAB1 gene encoding stabilin-1 isoform X4, with the protein MAGPRGLLLLCLLAFCLAGSSFTRGQKVRSRRCDVKTKFVMRIPCTMCPAIKRRMCPPGWLRELPEKISQDCRYEVQLGDSLMSMSGCSMECWKDVVEKACCPGYWGSQCYECPGGAETPCNGRGTCLDGIDGNGTCVCQENFSGSSCQECQDPSRFGPNCQSVCSCVHGVCNHGPLGDGSCLCFAGYTGPRCDQELPVCQALNCPQNSQCSAEAPACSCLPGHTQQGRECRAPNPCQPSPCSPLAQCSVSPTGQAQCRCPKDYHGDGTVCLPHDPCTINHGGCPINSTVCLYLRSGKASCQCKPGLVSINHNASAGCFAYCFPHSCDRSATCQVTSDGKTSCVCKEGEVGDGRACYGHLLHEIQKASQLGVVFLRLRVTLAMLDQGCREILTTSGPFTVLVPSLSSVFSRTMNASVARQLCKQHIVAGQHILEELGTQQTRRWWTLDGQELTVTFNHFMQKYTYKYKEHPQQTFTIQKANYPAANGVFHLVTALQWQPPPELPEDPKRTIGQILASTEAFSRFETILENCGLPSILDGPGPFTVFVPSNEAVDMLRDGRLIYLFTAGLSKLQELVKYHIYSHGQLTIEKLISKGRVLTMANQVLAVNISEEGRILLGPEGVPLRRVDVLAANGVIHMLEGVLLPPTILPILPKHCNEEQYKIMAGSCVDCQALNTSMCPPNSMKLDIFPKECVYTHDPTGLNVLKKGCAHYCNQTILKPGCCKGFFGPDCIQCPGGFSNPCYGKGTCSDGVRGNGACLCFPDYKGIACHICSNPNKHGDRCQEDCGCVHGLCDNRPGSGGVCQRGTCAPGFSGHFCNESSVNCGPTERAQSCHLHARCVSQGGVTRCVCLDGFEGDGFSCTPSNPCSHPDRGGCSENAECVPGALGNHHCTCHKGWSGDGRVCVAIDECELDVRGGCHADALCSYVGPGQSRCTCKLGFAGDGYVCSPIDPCRAGNGGCHDLATCQAVGGGQRVCTCPSGYGGDGFNCYGDIFRELEANAHFSVFYQWIKSAGITLPTDSRVTALVPSESAIRRLSPEDQAFWLQPRMLPHLVRAHFLQGALSEEELARLAGQDVATLSPTTRWEIHNISGRVWVQNASVDVADLLATNGVLHVLSQVLLPPRGDALHGQGLLQQLDSVPAFHLFRELLQHHRLVPQIEAATAYTIFVPTNRSLEAQGNSSILDADTVRHHVILGEALSTESLQKGGHRNSLLGPAHWLVFYNHSGQPEVNHMPLEGPVLEAPGRSLFGLSGVLTVGSSRCLHSHAESLREKCINCTRKFRCTQGFQLENTPRKSCVYRSGYSFSRGCSYTCAKKIQVPDCCPGFFGTLCEPCPGGLGGVCSGHGQCQDRLLGSGECHCHEGFHGTACEMCELGRYGPTCAGVCDCAHGLCQEGLQGDGSCVCHAGWQGPRCDQKISGPQCPKKCDPNANCVQDSATAPACVCAAGYSGDGVHCSEVDPCARDHGGCSPHANCTKVAPGQRTCTCQDGYTGDGELCQEVNSCLIHHGGCHMHAECIPTGPQQVSCSCREGYSGDGIRTCELLDPCSQSNGGCSPYAVCKSTGDGQRTCTCDAAHTVGDGFTCRARVGLELLRDRHASFFSLHLLEYKELKGDGPFTVFVPRADLMSNLSQDELAPIRAHRQLVFRYHVVGCRQLRSQELLDEGYVTTLSGHTLRIHEREGSIYLNDFARVVSSDHEAVNGVLHFIDQVLLPPDVLYWKPDVAPVLRRNVTAAAESFGYKIFSGLVKVAGLLPLLQDAAHRPLTMLWPTDSALQALPPDRQAWLYHEDHRDKLAAILRGHVIRNIEALASDLPNLGPLRTMHGTPISFSCSRVRPGELTVGEEDARIMQRHLPFEGGLAYGIDQLLEPPGLGARCDRFETRPLRLICSICGLEPPCPEGSREQGSPETCWRYYSKFWTSPPLHSLALRSIWARSSLWGQPQGLGRGCHRNCVTTTWKPSCCPGHYGSECRACPGGASSPCGGHGVCMDGMSGSGQCQCHSRFTGTACELCASGAFGPQCQACRCTSHGRCDEGLGGSGSCFCDEGWTGPSCEVQLKLQPVCAPPCAPEAVCRAGNSCECGLGYEGDGRSCTVADLCGDGRGGCSEHATCSQAGTVVTCTCLPAYEGDGWSCRARDPCADGHRGGCSEHADCLNTGPNTRRCVCHAGYVGDGLQCLEEPEPPVDRCLGQPPPCHVDAVCTDLHFQEKQAGVFHLQAPSGPYGLNFSEAEAACGAQGAVLASLPQLSAAQKLGFHLCRVGWLANGSAAHPVVFPAADCGGGQVGVISLGLRKNHSERWDTYCYREQDVACRCRQGFVGDGTSVCNGKLLDVLAATANFSTFYGMLLGYANATPRGLDFLDFLDDELTYKTLFVPVNEGFVDNMTLSGPDLELHASNTTFLSTNASQDTVLPAHSGLSLFFSAVGPDNNSWVPVAPGAVVVSHVVVWDIMAFNGIIHALARPLLAPLQPQAVVAPEGPPVVAGVGAVVAAGALLGLVAGAFYLRARGQATGFGFSTFQAEDDAEDDFSPWQEGTSPTLVSVPNPVFGSPDAFCEPFDDSLLEEDFPDTQRILTVK; encoded by the exons ATGGCAGGGCCCCGGGGCCTCCTCCTGCTCTGCCTCCTGGCCTTCTGCCTAGCAGGCTCCAGCTTCACCAGGGGGCAGAAG GTGCGGTCCAGACGCTGCGATGTGAAGACCAAGTTTGTCATGCGCATACCCTGCACCATGTGCCCCGCCATTAAGAGGCGGATGTGCCCCCCAGGCTGGCTTCGGGAGTTACCAGAGAAGATCTCACAGGACTGCCG CTACGAGGTGCAGCTGGGGGACTCTTTGATGTCTATGAGCGGCTGCAGCATGGAGTGCTGGAAGGACGTGGTGGAGAAGGCCTGTTGCCCCGGCTACTGGGGATCCCAGTGTTATG AGTGTCCTGGAGGTGCTGAGACTCCGTGTAATGGCCGTGGGACCTGCCTGGATGGCATAGACGGGAACGGGACCTGTGTGTGCCAG GAAAACTTCAGTGGCTCCTCCTGCCAGGAGTGCCAAGACCCCAGCCGATTTGGGCCCAACTGCCAGTCAG TGTGCAGCTGTGTTCATGGCGTGTGCAACCATGGGCCACTTGGAGATGGAAGCTGCCTGTGTTTTGCTGGATACACCGGACCCCGCTGTGACCAAG AGCTGCCAGTCTGCCAGGCCCTGAATTGTCCCCAGAACTCCCAGTGCTCTGCAGAGGCCCCTGCCTGCAGCTGCCTCCCGGGCCACACCCAGCAGGGCAGAGAATGTAGAG CCCCTAATCCCTGCCAGCCATCGCCCTGTTCCCCACTGGCCCAGTGCTCGGTGAGCCCCACGGGGCAGGCACAGTGTCGCTGCCCCAAGGACTACCACGGTGACGGGACGGTGTGTCTGCCCCATGACCCGTGCACCATCAACCATGGTGGCTGCCCCATCAACTCCACCGTGTGTCTATACCTGAGATCAGGCAAG GCCTCCTGCCAGTGTAAGCCAGGCTTGGTCAGCATCAATCACAATGCCTCTGCGGGCTGCTTTGCCTACTGTTTCCCTCATTCCTGCGACCGGTCAGCCACCTGTCAGGTGACCTCCGATGGGAAGACCAG CTGTGTGTGCAAGGAGGGTGAGGTAGGGGATGGGCGTGCCTGCTATGGACACCTGCTCCATGAGATACAGAAGGCCAGCCAGCTGGGTGTGGTGTTCCTGCGGCTGAGAGTCACCCTGGCCATGTTGG ACCAGGGCTGCCGCGAGATCCTCACCACATCGGGCCCATTTACCGTGCTGGTACCGTCCCTCTCGTCTGTCTTCTCCAGGACCATGAAC GCGTCCGTTGCCCGGCAGCTCTGCAAACAGCACATCGTAGCAGGACAGCACATCCTGGAGGAATTGGGGACCCAGCAGACACGCAGGTGGTGGACACTGGATGGGCAGGAGCTCACCGTCACTTTCAATCACTTCATG CAGAAGTACACATACAAGTACAAAGAGCACCCCCAGCAAACATTCACCATCCAAAAGGCCAACTACCCGGCAGCCAACGGTGTCTTCCACTTGGTCACTGCTCTGCAGTGGCAGCCCCCACCAGAGCTCCCTGAGGACCCCAAG AGAACCATCGGCCAGATCCTTGCCTCTACTGAGGCCTTCAGCCGGTTTGAAACCATCCTGGAG AACTGTGGGCTACCCTCCATCCTGGATGGGCCTGGGCCATTCACAGTGTTTGTCCCAAGCAACGAGGCTGTGGATATGTTGCGTGATGGCCGTCTGATCTACCTCTTCACAGCA GGTCTGTCGAAACTACAGGAGCTGGTGAAGTACCACATCTACAGCCATGGGCAG CTGACCATTGAGAAGCTCATCTCCAAGGGTCGGGTCCTCACCATGGCAAACCAGGTCCTGGCTGTGAATATCTCTGAGGAG GGGCGCATCCTGCTGGGACCCGAGGGGGTGCCACTACGGAGAGTGGACGTGCTGGCTGCCAATGGCGTGATCCACATGCTGGAGGGTGTCCTGCTGCCCCCGACCATCCTGCCCATCCTGCCTAAGCACTGCAACGAGGAGCAGTACAAGATCATGGCG GGCTCCTGTGTGGACTGCCAAGCCCTGAACACCAGCATGTGCCCCCCCAACAGCATGAAGCTG GACATCTTCCCCAAGGAGTGTGTCTACACCCATGACCCTACTGGGCTCAACGTCCTGAAGAAAGGCTGCGCTCACTACTGCAACCAGACTATCCTG AAACCTGGCTGCTGCAAAGGGTTTTTTGGGCCTGACTGTATACAGTGTCCTGGGGGCTTCTCCAACCCCTGCTATGGCAAAGGCACC TGCAGCGACGGGGTCCGGGGCAACGGGGCCTGCCTCTGCTTCCCAGACTACAAAGGCATCGCCTGCCACATCTGCTCTAACCCAAACAAGCATGGAGACCGGTGCCAGGAAG ACTGTGGCTGCGTCCACGGTCTCTGTGACAACCGTCCAGGCAGTGGGGGTGTGTGCCAGCGTGGCACGTGTGCCCCAGGCTTCAGCGGCCACTTCTGCAATGAGTCCTCTGTGAACTGTGGGCCCACGGAACGGGCCCAGAGCTGCCACCTGCACGCCCGCTGTGTTAGCCAGGGAGGCGTTACCAG GTGCGTCTGTCTCGATGGCTTCGAGGGTGATGGCTTCTCCTGTACACCCAGCAACCCCTGCTCCCACCCAGACCGTGGTGGCTGCTCAGAAAAT GCTGAGTGtgtccctggggccctgggcaaCCACCACTGCACATGCCACAAAGGCTGGAGCGGGGACGGCCGTGTCTGTGTGGCCATCGACGAGTGTGAGCTGGATGTGAGAGGTGGTTGTCACGCCGACGCCCTCTGCAGCTACGTGGGACCTGGGCAG AGCCGGTGCACCTGCAAGCTGGGATTCGCAGGGGATGGCTATGTGTGCAGTCCTATTGACCCCTGCCGGGCAGGCAACGGTGGCTGCCATGACCTG GCCACCTGCCAAGCAGTGGGGGGAGGCCAGCGGGTCTGCACATGCCCCTCTGGCTATGGGGGTGATGGCTTCAACTGCTACGGAGACATCTTCCGG gagCTGGAGGCAAATGCCCACTTCTCTGTCTTCTACCAGTGGATCAAG AGTGCTGGCATCACTCTTCCTACCGACAGCCGAGTCACGGCCCTGGTGCCCTCTGAGTCTGCCATCCGTAGGCTGAGCCCCGAGGACCAGGCCTTCTGGCTGCAGCCGAGGATGCTGCCGCACCTGGTCAG GGCCCATTTTCTCCAGGGTGCCCTCTCTGAGGAGGAGCTGGCCCGGCTGGCTGGGCAGGATGTGGCCACCCTGAGCCCCACCACACGCTGGGAGATTCACAACATCAGTGGG AGGGTCTGGGTGCAGAATGCCAGCGTGGATGTGGCTGACCTCCTTGCCACCAACGGTGTCCTACATGTCCTCAGCCAG GTCTTACTGCCTCCGAGAGGGGACGCACTGCACGGGCAGGGGTTGCTGCAGCAGCTAGACTCGGTGCCTGCCTTCCACCTCTTCCGGGAGCTGCTGCAG CACCACAGGCTGGTGCCCCAGATTGAGGCGGCCACGGCCTACACCATCTTCGTGCCCACAAACCGTTCTCTGGAGGCCCAGGGAAACAGCAGCATCCTG GATGCAGACACGGTGCGACATCATGTGATCCTGGGGGAAGCCCTCTCCACAGAATCCCTACAGAAAGGGGGACACCGCAACTCTCTCCTGGGCCCTGCCCACTGGCTCGTCTTCTACAATCATAGCGGCCAG CCTGAGGTGAACCACATGCCGCTGGAAGGCCCTGTGCTGGAGGCCCCTGGCCGCTCATTGTTTGGCCTGTCGGGGGTCCTGACTGTGGGCTCAAGCCGCTGCCTGCATAGCCACGCTGAGTCCCTGCGG GAGAAATGCATAAACTGCACCCGGAAATTCCGCTGCACTCAGGGCTTCCAGCTGGAG AACACTCCCAGGAAGAGCTGTGTCTACCGATCTGGCTACTCATTCTCCCGGGGCTGTTCTTACACTTGTGCCAAGAAGATCCAG GTGCCTGACTGCTGCCCTGGCTTCTTCGGCACGCTGTGTGAGCCGTGCCCCGGGGGACTGGGTGGTGTGTGCTCGGGCCACGGGCAGTGCCAGGACCGGCTCCTGGGCAGTGGAGAGTGCCACTGCCACGAGGGCTTCCATGGAACAGCCTGTGAGATGTGTGAGCTGGGCCGCTATGGGCCCACCTGTGCCGGAG TCTGTGACTGTGCCCATGGGCTGTGCCAGGAGGGGCTCCAAGGGGATGGAAGCTGTGTCTGTCATGCGGGCTGGCAGGGCCCCCGCTGTGACCAGA AGATCAGCGGCCCTCAATGCCCAAAGAAGTGCGATCCCAATGCCAA CTGCGTACAGGACTCGGCTACAGCCCCGGCCTGTGTCTGTGCTGCGGGCTACTCAGGCGACGGCGTCCACTGTTCAG AGGTGGACCCTTGTGCCCGTGACCACGGGGGCTGTTCCCCTCACGCCAACTGTACCAAGGTGGCGCCTGGGCAGCGGACGTGCACCTGCCAGGATGGCTACACAGGAGATGGGGAGCTGTGCCAGG AAGTTAACAGCTGTCTCATCCACCACGGGGGCTGCCACATGCATGCTGAATGTATCCCTACAGGCCCCCAGCAG GTCTCCTGCAGCTGCCGTGAGGGTTACAGTGGGGATGGCATCCGGACCTGTGAACTCCTGGACCCTTGCTCCCAG AGTAACGGAGGCTGCAGCCCCTATGCTGTGTGTAAAAGCACAGGGGATGGCCAGAGGACGTGTACCTGTGACGCAGCCCACACCGTGGGTGATGGCTTCACCTGCCGTGCCCGAGTTGGCCTG GAGCTCCTTCGGGACAGGCATGCCTCATTCTTCAGCCTCCACCTCCTG GAATACAAGGAGCTCAAGGGCGATGGGCCTTTCACAGTCTTTGTGCCTCGCGCAGATCTAATGAGCAACCTGTCGCAG GATGAGCTGGCCCCGATTCGCGCCCACCGCCAGCTTGTGTTCCGCTACCACGTGGTCGGCTGCCGGCAGCTGAGGAGCCAGGAGCTGCTGGACGAGGGCTACGTCACCACGCTCTCAGGGCACACGCTGCGCATCCACGAGAGGGAG ggcagcATCTATCTCAATGACTTCGCCCGTGTGGTGAGCAGTGACCACGAGGCTGTGAATGGCGTGCTGCACTTCATCGACCAAGTCCTGCTGCCGCCGGACGTGTTATACTGGAAGCCTGATGTTGCCCCTGTCCTGCGG AGAAACGTCACCGCTGCTGCTGAGAGCTTTGGTTACAAGATCTTCAGCGGCCTTGTGAAG GTGGCTGGCCTCCTGCCCCTGCTTCAGGATGCGGCCCACAGGCCCCTCACAATGCTGTGGCCCACAGACTCTGCCCTGCAAGCCCTGCCACCTGATCGCCAGGCCTGGCTGTACCATGAAGACCACCGTGACAAGCTGGCAGCCATTCTGCGGGGCCATGTGATTCGCAACATTGAG GCCTTGGCATCTGACTTGCCCAACCTGGGCCCACTCCGCACCATGCATGGGACCCCCATCTCCTTCTCCTGTAGCCGTGTCCGGCCG GGTGAGCTCACCGTGGGTGAGGAGGATGCCCGCATCATGCAGCGGCACCTTCCCTTTGAGGGTGGCCTGGCCTATGGCATCGACCAGCTGCTGGAGCCACCTGGCCTTGGTGCCCGCTGTGACCGCTTTGAGACTCGACCTCTGCGGCTG ATCTGTAGCATTTGTGGGCTAGAACCGCCTTGTCCTGAGGGCTCACGGGAGCAG GGCAGTCCTGAGACCTGCTGGCGGTACTACTCAAAGTTCTGGACGTCCCCTCCACTGCACTCCTTGGCACTGCGCAGCATTTGGGCCCGGTCTAGCCTCTGGGGTCAGCCCCAAGGCCTGGGCAGGGGCTGCCACCGCAACTGTGTCACCACCACCTGGAAGCCCAGCTGCTGCCCTGGTCACTATGGCAGCGAGTGCCGAG CTTGTCCTGGTGGCGCCAGCAGCCCCTGTGGTGGTCACGGCGTGTGCATGGACGGCATGAGTGGCAGCGGGCAGTGCCAGTGCCATTCGAGGTTTACAGGGACAGCGTGTGAACTCTGTGCCTCGGGTGCCTTTGGGCCCCAGTGCCAAG CCTGCCGCTGCACCTCCCATGGCCGCTGTGACGAGGGCCTTGGGGGCTCTGGCTCCTGCTTCTGTGATGAGGGCTGGACCGGGCCAAGCTGTGAGGTGCAGCTGA AGCTGCAGCCCGTGTGTGCCCCGCCCTGTGCGCCCGAGGCCGTGTGCCGTGCGGGCAACAGCTGTGAGTGCGGCCTGGGCTATGAAGGGGATGGCCGCTCGTGCACAG TGGCGGACCTGTGCGGGGATGGGCGTGGTGGCTGCAGCGAGCACGCCACCTGCAGCCAAGCAGGCACAGTGGTCACCTGCACCTGCCTGCCCGCCTACGAGGGCGACGGCTGGAGCTGCCGGGCCCGCGACCCCTGTGCGGACGGCCACCGTGGGGGCTGCAGCGAGCACGCCGACTGCTTGAACACAGGCCCG AACACGAGGCGCTGTGTGTGCCATGCTGGCTACGTGGGTGATGGACTGCAGTGTCTGGAGGAGCCTGAGCCGCCCGTGGACCGCTGCCTGGGCCAGCCACCACCCTGTCACGTGGATGCTGTGTGCACTGACCTCCACTTCCAGG agAAACAGGCTGGTGTCTTCCACCTCCAGGCCCCCAGCGGCCCTTACGGCCTGAACTTCTCAGAGGCCGAGGCAGCGTGTGGGGCCCAGGGAGCTGTTCTTGCTTCTCTCCCTCAGCTCTCTGCTGCCCAGAAG CTCGGCTTCCACCTGTGCCGTGTGGGCTGGCTGGCCAACGGCTCGGCTGCCCACCCAGTCGTCTTCCCTGCGGCAGACTGCGGTGGTGGACAGGTGGGTGTCATCAGCCTGGGCCTCCGGAAGAACCACTCAGAGCGCTGGGACACCTACTGCTACCGCGAGCAAG ATGTGGCCTGCCGGTGCCGCCAAGGCTTTGTGGGTGATGGGACAAGCGTCTGCAATGGGAAGCTGCTCGACGTACTGGCTGCCACAGCCAACTTCTCCACCTTCTATGGG ATGCTGCTTGGCTATGCCAATGCCACCCCTCGGGGTCTGGACTTCCTGGACTTCCTGGACGATGAGCTCACCTATAAGACACTCTTTGTCCCTGTTAATGAAGGCTTCGTGGACAACATG ACGCTGAGTGGCCCAGACCTGGAGCTGCATGCCTCCAACACCACCTTCCTGAGCACCAATGCCAGCCAGGATACTGTGCTCCCCGCCCACTCGGGCCTCAGCCTCTTCTTCAGTGCTGTGGGCCCTGACAACAATTCCTGGGTCCCTGTG GCCCCAGGGGCGGTTGTGGTTAGCCACGTCGTCGTGTGGGACATCATGGCATTCAACGGCATCATCCATGCTCTGGCCAGGCCCCTTCTGGCTCCCCTACAACCT CAGGCAGTGGTGGCGCCTGAGGGTCCACCCGTGGTGGCAGGTGTGGGGGCTGTAGTGGCTGCTGGAGCACTGCTTGGCCTAGTGGCTGGGGCCTTCTACCTCCGTGCCCGAGGCCAGGCCACGGGCTTTGGCTTCTCCACCTTCCAG GCAGAAGATGATGCTGAGGATGACTTCTCCCCATGGCAGGAAGGAACCAGCCCAACCCTGGTCTCTGTTCCCAACCCCGTCTTCGGCAGCCCTGATGCCTTTTGTGAGCCCTTCGAT GACTCACTCCTGGAGGAGGACTTCCCGGACACCCAGCGGATCCTCACGGTCAAGTGA